Part of the Oncorhynchus mykiss isolate Arlee chromosome 23, USDA_OmykA_1.1, whole genome shotgun sequence genome is shown below.
GACAGGAGGTCACGCAGTTCACTATGTGAGGCATGGTCTGTTGCAAAATAAAAGAGGGAATTATGAAATACTTCACCTTATATCGATCATGGTCTGGCCAAAAGTCACATCATAAAAATGGCTCTTCTACTGTATATTCAGTATGCACACACCTAGGGACTGACTCACTGCATGACAATCATTTTTCCTATTGTTTGCTCTAGTCTTACCTTTAAGCATTTTCACAGCTACTGTGGTGTAGCCAGCCTTTCCTTTCAGCCGGAATGCAGTCGCCTTGACAACCTTCCCAAATTCCCCTTCTCCTAAGGTTTTACCAAGCACCAGGTTTTTTCGTGGAAATTCCCATTTGGGATCCTCCTGTTAAAGCAATTAAGTAACACTTTAAAAAGCATAAAGTtgctgggaatttggggaaagtttcAGGAATTTGGCAAACGTCGTATTAGCTAAGGCCTTACAGGTATTTTGAAGGTGTCAATGGCCACTTGGTTCTCCATAGAGTCCAACGAGCCACGGCGCACATTGTTAGCAGAGTAGCTGATGGGGTAGGACTGTGGGGGCCGCCGGAAGGTCATTTCAGCCGAGGCGATGGGGGGCTTGGGGGAGTTCTTGTGGTAGCGATGGATGAAGTAGGAGGACAGGAGGATGGAGACGATGAAGGAGAGCAGCACCGCGGTGGCAATGATGGTTTTGCAGACGTCGTCACACATGGCCTCTGGATCAGACAGGGTAGAAGGGGTCAGGGGTCAAAAAGAGACACCATGTAAACCATCCTTAGACAACAATGGGCAAACTGTAATTTCACCTTTGATTGACATATCATATCTTGAAATATCTCTTGGAATGCTGTTTCATTACCTACGTATATGGGTGGTATTATGGGTCAATACATGGAAACAACTCACCCTCTATATCATCCTTCTCACAGAAGCATTTTTCAGAGTAGCAGTAGCAGGTTCCATAGCCAGCTCTAATGCCAGACATGATGCCCTTCTCATGACCTCCGATAATGGGTTCAactgagagagacaaacacatgcGAATTTCTTGAATTCAACAATACAACATTTTTTcaatgaaacaaacaaaaaaaaaaaacacttgaaaTACTGTCAGAAGAATGAGGAAAGTATTGAAACACATGTTTTCAAGAAAGTAGACAAATATAAATGGCTGCAAAGGATTGAGACATTTCTTACTTGTGCAATCCTGAGGACATATTGACGCGTCTTTGCTTTCGACTGCATCACAAAAGCCATCAGGGCACGTGCGGAGGTCAGGGGAGCAGGTGGAATAGCTTTCTGATATTCCTGAAAGATAGAGGAGAAATAGTACAGTCAGTTAAAATAAAAATAGTTAATTGATAGAAGAAACCAACAATATATGGATAGCATCATTTCCTGTGCCCATCAAATACCCCTAATTATGTACCGCGTGGATACCTTTTTCAGAGCCCTGTCTCCATTGGCACCTCCCTGTGGTAGCCCCTAGGCCTCTGATTTTCTCACAGTCCCCACGCTGTCGCCCCTCTGCACAGGAGAGGAACCAATGGTTCTCTGTATCCTGTTTATCAactacacaacataaacacaaagtTCATGAAGACAGCACACATGTccactgtatccttcactatgaTGCAATTGTCAAGCAAGGTCATACCAGTCTCAGACTTGGAAAAAAAGCTATGGATAAGGCTAACATAATTTGACATGTCTTCACTACACTGCTACTTTTTCATAGTTCTAGAGAAGTATACAACAACATGTCTCATATTATGAGGAATGAGCCTTGAAAAAGGGGCAACACTACGACATCCATATCAGGAGGTCAGGCAGAACTGACGACTTCCAAACATGGATGCCATATTACTCATTCATTGGTAATCTCTGTGGCCAAATCAGCATCAGTCTTGAGTATTGCTGGGAAAGTACTTACTATCTCAGGAGTGTACTTACTATTGCTATCGAGCACAATGAGGATCTGAGTGCTAGCCTGCAGCTGATTCTGCTGCTCTTGAGCAATGACCACGTACTGCAGGTCCTGGCACTCTGACCTGCGGAGAGCCTCTGTGTCGTTCACATACAGCACCCCCGCCATGTCCTTGAGGCTCTGTGCGATGCTAATCGCCGTGAAGCATGACTGTATGTCGCCGGACACATttttgtctgtcttgtttgtTACCGCTAGCCGGTATATGACATTGATGCCCCGGAACTTCAGGCAGTTGTCCACACAGATTCTACCAACCTAAAATGAGAAGGAACATTGTGAtcatacgggggggggggggggggctgagctgAAAACAGTTGTCTGCATCATAAGCCTTTTATTAGCAGTATCCCTGTTGTCATGCAAAGAGGGCTATGTCAACAATAGGTACCTGGGCAAAGACGTTAGCTCTACGTGTTGTGGTGAAGAGATATGTCACATTGGTGAAGCGGATGGGGACAGGTAAGATGGTGATATTGTAGTGCAGCATCACAGTTCCCTCTGGACCGGGGTATGTGGTGTCATTGACCAGGTAATCCAGCTGGAGGGTCCTATTCTCGGTTACAGACAAATGCTTCTTTAGTGCAAGCCCTAGATACCacacaaaggggggggggggggggggggggggttgtttattTAATGAATCGATCAAAAGATTTTGTGAAAGTTTGTCACATTAAGAGCTAGTTTCCTGGATACTTATTAAACATGGTCGCAGACTGAAAAccgactaggcttaatctgtgtccggaaAACCAGCCCTAAGACTGATTGTGTAACTGGACAACTCACAGAACTCATGAACAGTGCCTCGGACGTTGCCAAAAATGGCCTTCTCTTCTTTGAAAGAGTGTTCTATGGTGAACATTTCATTTATCCATGAGTCATTGGTCATCATATATCCGACAAATCTGTTCTGACTCTGGTTTTTGGGATACCTGGGTGTTGTGTCTCTATCATAGACAAATAAATTGCCAAAAGAACTTCcctgaaaaacaacaacaacaatggtgTCAATTATACATTTTATAGTAATTGATTGATATACAGTATGGTAGTAAGTTAAATAAAGTCACCTCCATGCGATCAAACTCAAGCACCACATCCTCTGTGTCTGTTTCATTGACATAAGGTGCATTGTCATCTTCGTCGTAGATGTTGATATGTAGTGTAACAAAGAACTTGTCTATCATTGTGTCAGTCTGCACTGTGCAGACCAGCACGGGACTgtacgtctctctctcctcgcggTCCAAAGGAGCGGTCACTATCAACTCAGTGGTGTTGTCATTTATAGCAAATGGGGCTGGAACATCTAGAGCCAAAAGGAACACAAAGAGGGGATGTAAAACAACATACCGTGTTAATCTCATGTTGCCAGACTTTGTAGTCTCATATTCACTGAGCTACTGGAGCAGCAAGGAAAAAGGTAATTGAAAATAGAAACATTTCTGTAAGAGTAAGAACATGGGGTAACCTCACCATACAAGGTTAGTAGGGACCTGCCAAGAGTCTGATGTTTCTCATAATATCAAGCACAGACACAGTGTGGGTGGATGGAGTGTAGCATGACTAACCTGATTCCACACTGTAGGAGATGGTGTAGTTGGGGCAGACATTTAACCTGGTGAGCTGTCTGAGCTGGCGGATGGCCCCGGGGAACCTGTTCTCCTTAATGTGGGAGTTCAGGTCCTTGTCAGGGAAACACAGATTCTccagctctggtctggtctggccacACGGTGGCACTGTGTCATTGATGAAGGTCAGGCTGACCCGTACGGTAGGGAGGCCATGGAGGAAACCCTTCACGGGTCTGGTCGCCGCCTTGACAGTCAGCGGCAGTATCCAAAGCTTATCTGATCAGCAAGAGAACCAAAGCAGAAACAAAGGCCCCCATTTTAATCTCCCACAGTGCATTTTGTTCTTGATGACTGGGCACTTTCTGGGCTATTATGCAATTACATTACTGTCCTGATTCTGAAAGCAGATCCCTGAACATGACGTATCACTGTGAAGCTCAACATTATTGGTATGCACAAAGCGTGCAAGCTGAGCAACTTAAATAATTTCCCCACACACATTTTATAATATTAAATATACCTTTATATTGGAAACATGTTGGAGTGTTGTGTTCAATGGACAATTGACAATTGGTATATGCAAAGTAAATAGACTGCACAGTCAACTTCATTAAATATCCCATAAACAATGTGGAAAGAATACATATTTCTGTCTCTATTTAACCCACATCGATAGTCAAAGTCACTCCACTCCAGGGTCTTATTCATGGAGAGTATCCCTGTGGTCTCATCCAGGTGGAACCACGGGGCATAAGTTGGAGGCTTCAGGGGGGTGTTCCACCACAGGTAGAAGTGGGGTTGTTGAGAGTCGCTCTCCACCATGGCGTGAACCTGGAGCACGGGTGTGCCTGCATACTGCCCAACATACACAGTCTCCTTGTATTGATTCTGGGGGAAGTAGAGCCCAACTGACCCTGCGAAAAGAAAGAAATACCATGTGTTAGGAATAGAGGTAGCTCGAGCTTAGGCGCACAGGCAGACAGCACACTTCTACATCTCATCTCTAGAGGGCAGCAGCAACTGGGGCAGATGCTGAGAGTGCATGGAATGCTCGATGAGGTCATCCTGCGTTTGTTTGAATATCTTTTTGTTTTGGCATGACCTTTTGTTCATTTTTGTTTTTGTCACCAACAATTGAACATTTATAAACTGGTGTATCGATTGCagaaaaaaacaaataaacagtGTTGGCAAAAACACACAGGgatatttttttaattgttttttatcTTGTTTAcagggtagatcagctttaatattgcagatagattgtggtttctatcaatgtaattgtcgggatcatttccaatcccccatatattttttggggtaaatatacagtacgagtcaaaagtttggacacacctactcattcaagggtttttctacattttttactattttctacattgaagaataatagtgaagacatcaaaactatgaaataacacatatggaatcatgttgtaacccaaaaagtgttaaacaaatatattttatatttgatattcttgaAAGTAACCACCCTTGGCCTTgttgatagctttgcacactccttgcattctctcaaccagcttcacgaggaatgattttccaacagtcttgaaggagttcccacatatgctgagcacttgttggctgcttttccttcactctgagctccaactcatccaaaaccatctcaattgggttgaggttgggtgattgtggaggccaggtcatttgatgcagcactccatcactctccttcttggtcaaatagcccttacacagcctggaggtgtgttttgggtcattgtcctgttgaaaaaggaattatagtcccactaagcacaaaccagataggatggcgtatcgctgcagaatgctgtggtatccatgctggttaagtgtgctttgaattctaaataattcacagacagtgtcaccagcaaagcacccccacaccatcacacctcctcctcctatcttcacgatgggaaccacacatgcggagatcatccattcacctactctgcgtctcacaaagacacagaggttggaaccaaaattctcaAATGTAATGTCCATtggttgtgtttcttggcccaagcaagtctcttatttttattggtgtcctttagtagtggtttctttgcagcaatttgaccataaaggcctgatttacacagtctcctctgaacagttgatgttgagatgtgtctattacttgaactctgtgaagcatttatttggactgcaatctgaggctggtaactctctaatgaacttatcctctgcagactctgggtcttcctttcctgtggtggtcctcatgagagccagtttcatcatagcacttgatggtttttgcgacggcACCTGAAGaagctttcaaagttcttgaaattttccggattgactgacattcatgtcttaaagtagtgatgttctgtcatttctctttgcttatttgagctgttcttgtctcaGATGCATTAagcaggaaagaaattccacaattaacaaggcacacatgttcattgaaatgcattccaggtgactacctcatgaagctggttaaaaTAATGCCAactgtgtgcaaagctgtcatcaaggcaaaggatggctattttgaagaatctaaaatataatgtttaatgttttttggttcctacatgaggGTCTCTACTGTGATTTTTGCTTATTCAGCCTGAAACGTTCACTTATGATTGACgattggcacacctgttaattgaaatgcattccaggtgacta
Proteins encoded:
- the LOC110502270 gene encoding proto-oncogene tyrosine-protein kinase receptor Ret isoform X2, coding for MGPTCGFSLGNIVLVLLLLCEGSVGLYFPQNQYKETVYVGQYAGTPVLQVHAMVESDSQQPHFYLWWNTPLKPPTYAPWFHLDETTGILSMNKTLEWSDFDYRYKLWILPLTVKAATRPVKGFLHGLPTVRVSLTFINDTVPPCGQTRPELENLCFPDKDLNSHIKENRFPGAIRQLRQLTRLNVCPNYTISYSVESDVPAPFAINDNTTELIVTAPLDREERETYSPVLVCTVQTDTMIDKFFVTLHINIYDEDDNAPYVNETDTEDVVLEFDRMEGSSFGNLFVYDRDTTPRYPKNQSQNRFVGYMMTNDSWINEMFTIEHSFKEEKAIFGNVRGTVHEFWLALKKHLSVTENRTLQLDYLVNDTTYPGPEGTVMLHYNITILPVPIRFTNVTYLFTTTRRANVFAQVGRICVDNCLKFRGINVIYRLAVTNKTDKNVSGDIQSCFTAISIAQSLKDMAGVLYVNDTEALRRSECQDLQYVVIAQEQQNQLQASTQILIVLDSNIDKQDTENHWFLSCAEGRQRGDCEKIRGLGATTGRCQWRQGSEKGISESYSTCSPDLRTCPDGFCDAVESKDASICPQDCTIEPIIGGHEKGIMSGIRAGYGTCYCYSEKCFCEKDDIEEAMCDDVCKTIIATAVLLSFIVSILLSSYFIHRYHKNSPKPPIASAEMTFRRPPQSYPISYSANNVRRGSLDSMENQVAIDTFKIPEDPKWEFPRKNLVLGKTLGEGEFGKVVKATAFRLKGKAGYTTVAVKMLKDHASHSELRDLLSEFTLLKQVNHPHVIKMFGACSQDGPMYLIVEYAKFGSLRNFLRESRKVGPSYMSGNDANRNSSYLENPDERALTMGDLISFAWQISRGMQYLAEMKLVHRDLAARNVLVAEGRKMKISDFGLSRDVYEEDSYVKRSKGRIPVKWMAIESLFDHIYTTQSDVWSFGVLLWEIVTLGGNPYPGIAPERLFNLLKTGYRMEKPENCTEEMYNLMLRCWKQESDKRPIFADISKELEKMMVKNRDYLDLAASTPADALLYDDALSEEDTPLVDCNNAPLPRTIPSTWIENKLYGRISHAFTRF
- the LOC110502270 gene encoding proto-oncogene tyrosine-protein kinase receptor Ret isoform X1: MGPTCGFSLGNIVLVLLLLCEGSVGLYFPQNQYKETVYVGQYAGTPVLQVHAMVESDSQQPHFYLWWNTPLKPPTYAPWFHLDETTGILSMNKTLEWSDFDYRYKLWILPLTVKAATRPVKGFLHGLPTVRVSLTFINDTVPPCGQTRPELENLCFPDKDLNSHIKENRFPGAIRQLRQLTRLNVCPNYTISYSVESDVPAPFAINDNTTELIVTAPLDREERETYSPVLVCTVQTDTMIDKFFVTLHINIYDEDDNAPYVNETDTEDVVLEFDRMEGSSFGNLFVYDRDTTPRYPKNQSQNRFVGYMMTNDSWINEMFTIEHSFKEEKAIFGNVRGTVHEFWLALKKHLSVTENRTLQLDYLVNDTTYPGPEGTVMLHYNITILPVPIRFTNVTYLFTTTRRANVFAQVGRICVDNCLKFRGINVIYRLAVTNKTDKNVSGDIQSCFTAISIAQSLKDMAGVLYVNDTEALRRSECQDLQYVVIAQEQQNQLQASTQILIVLDSNIDKQDTENHWFLSCAEGRQRGDCEKIRGLGATTGRCQWRQGSEKGISESYSTCSPDLRTCPDGFCDAVESKDASICPQDCTIEPIIGGHEKGIMSGIRAGYGTCYCYSEKCFCEKDDIEEAMCDDVCKTIIATAVLLSFIVSILLSSYFIHRYHKNSPKPPIASAEMTFRRPPQSYPISYSANNVRRGSLDSMENQVAIDTFKIPEDPKWEFPRKNLVLGKTLGEGEFGKVVKATAFRLKGKAGYTTVAVKMLKDHASHSELRDLLSEFTLLKQVNHPHVIKMFGACSQDGPMYLIVEYAKFGSLRNFLRESRKVGPSYMSGNDANRNSSYLENPDERALTMGDLISFAWQISRGMQYLAEMKLVHRDLAARNVLVAEGRKMKISDFGLSRDVYEEDSYVKRSKGRIPVKWMAIESLFDHIYTTQSDVWSFGVLLWEIVTLGGNPYPGIAPERLFNLLKTGYRMEKPENCTEEMYNLMLRCWKQESDKRPIFADISKELEKMMVKNRDYLDLAASTPADALLYDDALSEEDTPLVDCNNAPLPRTIPSTWIENKLYGMSYPNWPEKSPVLLNRLDATNPVFTRYANDSVYANWMALPSPAKIVDNLDS